One region of Gammaproteobacteria bacterium genomic DNA includes:
- a CDS encoding sulfurtransferase TusA family protein, with protein sequence MANFDEELDASGLNCPLPILRAKKALGGLTSGKVLHIIATDPGSVKDFEAFAKQTGNALLESKEESGKYHFLIKKA encoded by the coding sequence ATGGCTAATTTCGACGAGGAGCTGGATGCATCCGGCCTGAACTGCCCGCTGCCCATCCTGCGTGCGAAGAAGGCGCTCGGCGGCCTCACCAGCGGCAAGGTTCTGCACATCATCGCGACCGACCCGGGTTCCGTTAAGGACTTCGAGGCATTCGCCAAGCAGACGGGCAATGCCCTGCTGGAGTCGAAGGAAGAGAGTGGCAAATATCACTTCCTGATCAAGAAGGCCTGA
- a CDS encoding outer membrane protein transport protein — MFVATILAGAVAQAHAAGFALIEQGVSGLGTAYAGAAASAEDASTIFYNPAGLTYLHGSQVSVAGHLVRPSAKFSGGATNALGAPIGGGMGGDAGDLALVPNLYYSQPLPNGFVFGLGINAPFGLKTEYDADWVGRYHAIESEVKTVNINPAIAYTAAPNLSVGVGVSAQYIEATLSQAIDQNSVCVARQVAAGVPAGSAIAGCAAVTGDATGTVKGDDWSFGYNFGIIYEAGANTRIGFAYRSKIKQQLEGDASFANAHPAFTTQNVFVPTSVTADVALPETTSLSLYHAIHPNVALLADVSWTRWSRFDELRIDYASAQPDSVTPENWDNSLRYSLGVNYRYNSAWLLRAGIAYDEEPIPDARHRTPRIPGNDRTWLAFGANYRYSPALSVDVGYAHLFVDDTPIDVSTTTAGALVGTYDADVNIFSAQANWTF, encoded by the coding sequence ATGTTTGTCGCCACGATCCTTGCCGGTGCGGTCGCCCAGGCCCACGCCGCCGGCTTCGCCCTGATCGAGCAGGGTGTCAGCGGGCTGGGCACGGCCTATGCCGGTGCCGCGGCCAGCGCCGAGGACGCCTCGACGATCTTCTACAATCCCGCGGGGCTGACCTATCTGCACGGCAGCCAGGTCAGCGTCGCGGGGCATCTTGTCAGACCGTCCGCCAAGTTTTCCGGCGGCGCCACCAACGCACTCGGCGCCCCGATCGGCGGCGGTATGGGCGGCGATGCCGGCGACCTCGCCCTGGTGCCCAACCTGTATTACAGCCAGCCGTTACCGAACGGTTTCGTCTTCGGTCTGGGGATCAACGCCCCCTTCGGTCTGAAGACAGAATATGACGCCGACTGGGTGGGTCGTTATCACGCCATCGAGTCCGAGGTGAAGACCGTCAACATCAACCCCGCCATCGCCTACACGGCGGCGCCGAATCTGTCGGTGGGCGTGGGTGTGAGTGCACAGTACATCGAGGCGACGCTGAGTCAGGCCATCGACCAGAACAGCGTCTGTGTTGCCCGTCAGGTCGCGGCCGGTGTTCCCGCAGGCAGCGCTATAGCAGGCTGCGCAGCGGTGACCGGCGATGCCACCGGCACCGTCAAGGGTGACGATTGGAGCTTCGGCTACAATTTCGGGATCATCTACGAGGCCGGCGCGAACACCCGCATAGGTTTCGCGTACCGGTCGAAGATCAAACAGCAACTGGAGGGTGATGCCTCCTTCGCGAATGCCCATCCGGCCTTCACGACGCAGAACGTCTTCGTACCGACCTCGGTCACGGCCGACGTCGCCCTGCCGGAAACCACCTCTCTGAGTCTCTACCACGCCATCCATCCGAACGTGGCACTGCTGGCGGACGTATCCTGGACCCGCTGGAGCCGTTTTGACGAGCTGCGCATCGACTACGCCTCCGCACAGCCCGACAGCGTCACCCCGGAGAATTGGGACAACAGCCTGCGTTACTCTCTCGGCGTGAACTACCGTTACAACAGCGCCTGGCTGTTGCGCGCCGGCATTGCCTATGACGAGGAACCCATCCCCGATGCCCGGCATCGCACGCCGCGTATCCCCGGCAATGACCGCACCTGGCTGGCGTTCGGTGCGAACTATCGGTATTCGCCGGCACTATCCGTCGATGTCGGCTACGCCCATCTGTTCGTGGACGACACACCGATCGACGTCTCCACAACCACGGCCGGCGCGCTCGTCGGGACGTATGACGCGGATGTGAACATCTTCAGTGCCCAGGCGAACTGGACATTCTGA